DNA from Bacteroidota bacterium:
TGGTAATTTAAAATTTCGGCAACAAATTTTTCGAATGGATAACCCGATGGCCCAAGACTCATGATAGCTTTCTTTAAATGATATCTTGCGGCTAGATGCCTGGATGTATCTCGCAACAAACCAAATGCAATTTGATAAATTTTTTTTGTAGAAATACCTTGATACAATTTAGCATACACCTCACTTAAAATATAATCTATCTGTTCTGTGGTAGCTCCAGACTGCTTTAAAGAATGGTGTAGTTTTTCTTCTGAAAAATTAGCCTTATCTCCGGAAGCTTTTGTAACAATAAAATTTGTGGTCATGTAATGTTTTTGAACGAGCTAAATATAAGTATCCTAAAAATACGGATTAAAAGGTACACTTTATTTGATTTATCGAACGTTTGGTTGTTAAATACAAATAAGATTATTTGTAAATTGTAGTAAAATAATTGGACATGAACAGACCCATACGAGTATTAATTGCAAAAGTAGGATTAGATGGTCATGATAGAGGTGCAAAGGTAATTGCTTCTTTTTTGCGTGATGCAGGGATGGAGGTTATTTACACCGGATTGCGACAAACGCCCGAGATGGTTGTAAATAGCGCATTGCAGGAAGATGTAGATGTAATAGGTGTAAGCATTTTGTCGGGAGCACACATGACTGTTTTCCCAAAAATAATTTCATTAATGAAAGAGAAAGGTTTGACCGATGTGCTGCTTACCGGTGGTGGAATAATTCCGGAAGATGACATGAATGTATTGAAAAAACAAGGTGTTGGAGAGTTGTTCGCGCCTGGTACCGAAACAAAAATAATTATAGAGTACATTTCTACTTGGGTAAAAACCAATCGTAAAATATAATATAGCTGCTACAAGACTCCTTTTTATAAACATCAAAAGAATAGACATGAACTACGAAAATATTTTAATGAATAACGAAAATGGAATAACTACAATTACCATTAATCGTCCCGAAAAATTAAATGCACTCAACAAAAAAACGATACAAGAAATTGGTCATGCTATTGCAGACTCTATAGCAAATACAGCTGTTTCGGGGATTATTATTACGGGCGCAGGACCAAAGTCTTTTGTGGCCGGGGCTGATATTTCTGAATTTTTAGGACTTACTGTTGAGCAGGGAAAATACCTGGCACAAGCTGGACACGATGTGTTTGATAGTATTGAAAATTCAACTAAGCCTGTAATAGCTGCTATAAATGGCTTTGCGCTGGGTGGAGGGTGCGAGTTGGCAATGGCTTGCCATATGCGTATTGCCAGCAACAATGCAAAGTTTGGGCAGCCCGAAGTAAACCTTGGGCTAATTGCAGGATACGGAGGCACACAACGATTAACACAATATATAGGCAAAGCAAAATCAATGGAATTGCATTTAACGGCCGATATGATAACAGCCGATGAGGCTTTACGCTTAGGATTGGTAAATTATGTTACTACCCCGGAAGAGCTTATTAATAAGGCAAAAGAGATGCTTGAAAAAATAAAAACAAAATCTCCGGTAGCTGTTTCTAGTGCAATTGCAGCTATTAATTACTATTACCAATCTCACAAAGTAGGGTACAAGAAAGAAGTAGAAGAGTTTGGGAAATGTTTTGGCACCGAAGATTTTAAAGAAGGAACGCAAGCGTTTTTAGAAAAACGAAAAGCTAATTTTAAGGGGAAGTAGACGTGTTTTAATAGAATGAAAAAACTAGCACAATCTATAAAGGATAAACGAAAGCCATCTGTACTTCTTGTATATACAGGCGGAACGATTGGCATGATAGAAGACCCCAAAACAGGGCAATTAAAGCCATTTGATTTTCGAAATTTAACGACACAAATTCCGGAGCTTAGTAAATTCAATATTACACTAACACCTGTATCGTTCGAAAAACCTATCGATTCCTCTAACATGCATCCCGATGTTTGGGTGATGTTGTGCAAGTTAATAGAAAAGAATTACGAAAAGTACGATGGTTTTGTAATCTTACATGGCTCTGATACCATGGCTTATACAGCATCTGCATTAAGCTTTATGTTAGAGAATATTGCTAAACCGGTTATTCTTACCGGCTCACAACTACCCATTGGGATTATTAGAACAGATGGAAAAGAAAATTTAATTACAGCCATAGAAATTGCGTCTTCTCAAAAGGATGGATTACCAATTGTTTCGGAGGTTTGTATTTATTTTGAATACCAATTGTACCGAGGCAATAGAACCAATAAGTTTAATGCAGAGCATTTTCAGGCATTTCAGTCGCCCAATTATCCTATATTGGCTGAGGCGGGAGTGCATATAAAATATAGTACAGCCTATTTGCAAAAACCATCTAATAAGCCATTGCGCATTCATTACAAATTGGATGCTAACATTGCTATTCTAAAATTATTTCCCGGAATAACACAATCAGTAGTAAATGCCATACTATCCTCTAAAGGACTAAAAGCGGTTGTGTTAGAAACCTTTGGAGCCGGTAATGCACCAACAGATGCATGGTTTGTAAAAGAGCTCAAAGAGGCAATAGACAAAGGCATTATTATTTACAATGTTACACAATGCAGTGCCGGAAGCGTGGAGTTGGGACGATACGAAACAAGTGCACAATTGAAAGAGATAGGCGTTTTAAGTGCCTTTGATAGCACTACCGAAGCTGCTGTTACTAAACTTATGCATTTATTAGCCAATTATAATTCTAAGTCCGAGATAAAAAAATTACTCGAAAAAAGTATAAGAGGGGAACTTACGGAAAAATGGAATTAACCTACTTCCAAATAGCAGCTTCTTTCAAGCTGATTTTATTTTTGAAAAAATAGTTGGTGCTTTGCTCAAACGATTGTGTATAGTCGGATACAAAGAATTGATGAACAGGTTTTTTGGTAGTAGTAAGCATTTTCTTTTTGCTTAAATAATTGTGTACATGTTTGGCTACAACACCTGCGGAATCAATTATATCAATGTTGTTTTTGTAGTATGCTTCCACTTCTTTTTTAATAAGCGGATAATGTGTGCACGCTAAAATAAGCGAGTCGATATTTTTTAATTTAGGGCGAGATAGGTAAGAATTAATAATGGTTTGGCTTATTTTATTGTTAAAAAAACCCTCTTCAATCATAGATGCCAACAGCGGTGTAGCCAAAGAAGCTACTTGCAGACTTTTATCTTTTAAATGGATTTTTTGCGCATACACATTTGATTTGATAGTGCCTTTGGTGCCAATTACTCCAATATGTTTGTGCTTTTTGTTTCTGGTAACCTCTTCCACCACCGGGTCAATCACATTTATTACGGGAATTTTAGATCCCACAAAATCTTTAATAGTTTCGTAAGCCATTGCTGATGCGGTATTGCAGGCAATAACAATCATCTTGCATTTTTTTTGCAATAAAAACTGACTTATTCGAATGGCGTAATACTTAATAGAATCGGGAGACTTATCTCCATATGGAAGATGAGCTGTATCACCAAAATAAATCAACTTTTCGTTTGGCATTAGCTTTACAATGGCATTTGCCACCGTCAGTCCACCAATACCGGAATCGAAAATACCTATGGGATTGTTGTTTGCCATGAGTTGGTATAGCTGTATAAAAAAACAAGACCCTTCTGGGTCTTGTTTTTTTATGGAAATTTATTTTTTAGGCTCTTCCTTCGGTTTTGGCATAGTGCCTTGTGTAGCAGGAGTTGCTGCTTTTGCAGCTTTGCTTAATCCTAGTTTGTCCGATACGCTGCTTAACAAATCATCTGCAGGGTCAGAAAAAAGGACATTTCCTAAGCTTGTATCCAATACATATTTGTAGCCTTTGTCTTTGGCAATTTGGTCAATTGCTTTTTTTGCTTTGTCGTAAATTGGTTTTGCCAATTCTGTTTTTTTTCTATTTACTTCTTCTTGCGCAGACGCTTGAAATTCCTGTATGCGTTGATTTAAATCTTGCAATTCTTTTTCTTTTGTTTGTTTTACCAAATCAGAATATTTGTCTTGGTTGGCCATATAATCTTGGTACTTGGTTTGCAATTCGCCTTGCATAGTACCAATGCTTGTTTCCAATTCTTTTATAAACGCCATGCTTGCTTTTTCGGCTTCTTTCGATTCTGGCATTAATCCTATTAACGAATCAAGGTTAATGTGTCCTATTTTTTGAGCACTTATGTTAAGTGTAGATAGAAATAAGCAAGCAATAAGTGTAATTTTAAATGTAGTGGTTTTCATATGTAGATTTTTAATTTTTTATTGTCATATGGTATAGCTATGTTATCTAAATTCTTGTTTGCTTTTAGGAAACATAGCTATACCATATCAATTTTTTTTACAAAAATAAACTTAATAATGTGATAGCAAGTAATAATTTAAAAAATGTTTACTTGGTTGTTTTAGCTTTGTTTTGAGTACCCGTGGATGCTCCTTGTTTATATCCTAATGCTATCAATACTTCATCGCTAAAATCTTTTTTAGGATTGGTGTATAACATAGTTAAGTCGCTTGCTTTGTCAAAAACCACATCGAGTGTTTTTTTCTCTGCAATTGTTTTTACGGCAGTATATACCTTGTCTTGAATTGGTTTTACTAGGTCTTGGCGTTTTTTAAACAATTCGCCATCTACCCCAAATTTTGCTTTTTGAATGTCTTTTGCTTCTTTTTCTTTCGCAATAATTTCGTTTTCGCGCTTTTTACGCATTTCGTCTGTTAGCAATATTTGCTCAGCTTGGTAGGCTTTATATAACTTATCAATTTCGGCATATTTAGCTTCAATTTCCTTTTGCCAGTCGGCAGATACTTTATCTAAATCTTGTTGTGCGCTTTTGTACTCAGGTATTTGAGCTAAAATGTATTCTGTATCCACAAATCCCCATTTTTGGGCTATTGAAATACTTGTGGTAAGTACAAGTACAAAAAGTGATAAACTAATTCTTTTCATAGTATTCGTTTTATTGGTAGTTAATCTAGTCAATTACAAATAAAGTGCCAAAAATTTATTATTGTACTAAATTCCTGCATTTTTCATTTTTAATTCTTCATTTCTTACAATTCGCCCATATTTGCTCCAATAGTAAAGTGGAACTGTCCTTGTGGTTTACCGGTTTGTATATTGCGCCCTGAACCATAATTATCATTAGGGTTGTAGTCGAAGCCCCAACCATAGTCAAAGCCAATCAAGCCAAACATGGGTAAAAATATTCTAACTCCCAATCCTGCAGAGCGTTTTAGCTCAAATGGACGGTATTTTTGAATACTATTCCAGGTGTTTCCGGCTTCTGCAAAGGCTAAGCAGTAAATAGTTGCTTGCGGATTTAATGAAATAGGGAAACGCAACTCTGTTGTGTATCTATTTACCATTGGCGACCCACCTGCGCTTGAAATGCTGGCATCGTTGTATCCTCTAAGTGCAACAATTTCATTTCCTAAAATTCCATTGAACCCAGTCATACCACTACCACCAACAACAAATCGTTCAAATGGAGAGCGCCCTACTTTCGAATTGTACATGCCTAAAAAACCGTATCCTACCTTGGTGTAAAGCACTAAATTTCTTGCTTCTTTACCCTCTGCTGCTTTCTTATTGGTTAATTGGGTAAACCATGCAGCTGTAAATTTATATTTTTGGTATTCGATAAATTTGAATCGTTCTTGTGCGGTAGCAGTAGAATAATCTAACTTGTTGAATAAGGAGTAGGGTGGAGTAAGTTGCGCTGAAAACGAAATATTACTTCCTCGTGTTTCGAAAATAGGTTTGTCAACTGAGTTTCTGGATATACTGAATCTGTAGCTAATATTGTTTGCAAAGCCCGAAGAAAGCGAAGGAATTACCGAACCAAAATTATTTACTTGGTAATACTGGTAGTTCAACTCTTGGTACAAAACAAAATAGTCATCGGGCTTACGCAGTCTGTTCCCTAGACCGACAGAAGCTCCGGTTATTTTTAAGAAATTCCAATCACTTTTTGCTCTATTTTTTCCATCGCTCCCTAAAATCCCACTGTTTTGAACGGTGTGATATGCCGAAAAACTTAATGAATTTGGTCTTTTCCCGCCTAACCAAGGTTCTGTAAACGACATGTTATAGCTTTGAAAAGGAAGCCCGTTGGCTTGTGCTCGCAAGCTTAAACGTTGTCCATCTCCGGTAGGTAGAGGTCTCCAAGCTTCTTTCTTGAAAAAGTTTTTCGTAGAAAAGTTATTAAAGGTAATTCCGAGTGTTCCTACAACACTTCTGTTTCCCCATCCACCGGACAGTTCAATTTGGTCGTTTGGTTTTTCTTCAACTGCATAATCAATATCAA
Protein-coding regions in this window:
- a CDS encoding glutamate racemase; this encodes MANNNPIGIFDSGIGGLTVANAIVKLMPNEKLIYFGDTAHLPYGDKSPDSIKYYAIRISQFLLQKKCKMIVIACNTASAMAYETIKDFVGSKIPVINVIDPVVEEVTRNKKHKHIGVIGTKGTIKSNVYAQKIHLKDKSLQVASLATPLLASMIEEGFFNNKISQTIINSYLSRPKLKNIDSLILACTHYPLIKKEVEAYYKNNIDIIDSAGVVAKHVHNYLSKKKMLTTTKKPVHQFFVSDYTQSFEQSTNYFFKNKISLKEAAIWK
- a CDS encoding cobalamin B12-binding domain-containing protein, whose translation is MNRPIRVLIAKVGLDGHDRGAKVIASFLRDAGMEVIYTGLRQTPEMVVNSALQEDVDVIGVSILSGAHMTVFPKIISLMKEKGLTDVLLTGGGIIPEDDMNVLKKQGVGELFAPGTETKIIIEYISTWVKTNRKI
- a CDS encoding OmpH family outer membrane protein, encoding MKTTTFKITLIACLFLSTLNISAQKIGHINLDSLIGLMPESKEAEKASMAFIKELETSIGTMQGELQTKYQDYMANQDKYSDLVKQTKEKELQDLNQRIQEFQASAQEEVNRKKTELAKPIYDKAKKAIDQIAKDKGYKYVLDTSLGNVLFSDPADDLLSSVSDKLGLSKAAKAATPATQGTMPKPKEEPKK
- a CDS encoding enoyl-CoA hydratase/isomerase family protein, which produces MNYENILMNNENGITTITINRPEKLNALNKKTIQEIGHAIADSIANTAVSGIIITGAGPKSFVAGADISEFLGLTVEQGKYLAQAGHDVFDSIENSTKPVIAAINGFALGGGCELAMACHMRIASNNAKFGQPEVNLGLIAGYGGTQRLTQYIGKAKSMELHLTADMITADEALRLGLVNYVTTPEELINKAKEMLEKIKTKSPVAVSSAIAAINYYYQSHKVGYKKEVEEFGKCFGTEDFKEGTQAFLEKRKANFKGK
- a CDS encoding OmpH family outer membrane protein; translation: MKRISLSLFVLVLTTSISIAQKWGFVDTEYILAQIPEYKSAQQDLDKVSADWQKEIEAKYAEIDKLYKAYQAEQILLTDEMRKKRENEIIAKEKEAKDIQKAKFGVDGELFKKRQDLVKPIQDKVYTAVKTIAEKKTLDVVFDKASDLTMLYTNPKKDFSDEVLIALGYKQGASTGTQNKAKTTK
- a CDS encoding type I asparaginase translates to MKKLAQSIKDKRKPSVLLVYTGGTIGMIEDPKTGQLKPFDFRNLTTQIPELSKFNITLTPVSFEKPIDSSNMHPDVWVMLCKLIEKNYEKYDGFVILHGSDTMAYTASALSFMLENIAKPVILTGSQLPIGIIRTDGKENLITAIEIASSQKDGLPIVSEVCIYFEYQLYRGNRTNKFNAEHFQAFQSPNYPILAEAGVHIKYSTAYLQKPSNKPLRIHYKLDANIAILKLFPGITQSVVNAILSSKGLKAVVLETFGAGNAPTDAWFVKELKEAIDKGIIIYNVTQCSAGSVELGRYETSAQLKEIGVLSAFDSTTEAAVTKLMHLLANYNSKSEIKKLLEKSIRGELTEKWN